A stretch of the Dioscorea cayenensis subsp. rotundata cultivar TDr96_F1 chromosome 4, TDr96_F1_v2_PseudoChromosome.rev07_lg8_w22 25.fasta, whole genome shotgun sequence genome encodes the following:
- the LOC120257959 gene encoding uncharacterized protein LOC120257959, giving the protein MHRQSLGSPNSKLQIHGEIAGGGSAVDEETDETKTEKMARFCSKSERSIHLIPLLTLFCLLVLYFFSHDPSPSDLPSIGGGEVRVLDPKVVLSGEGRSHRGLKAATKPGRRHRKLGGVL; this is encoded by the exons ATGCATCGCCAGTCACTGGGATCGCCCAACTCGAAGCTCCAGATCCATGGCGAGATCGCCGGAGGTGGTTCCGCTGTTGATGAGGAGACCGACGAGACCAAGACGGAGAAGATGGCACGATTTTGCTCCAAATCCGAGAGATCCATCCATCTGATACCTCTCCTCACTCTCTTCTGCCTTCTCGTCCTCTACTTCTTCTCCCACGACCCATCTCCTTCAG ATTTACCATCCATCGGCGGCGGCGAAGTTAGGGTTCTCGATCCCAAAG TGGTTCTCAGCGGTGAGGGGCGGAGCCATCGCGGTCTCAAGGCGGCGACGAAGCCCGGCCGCCGCCATAGGAAGCTTGGAGGGGTTCTCTAA
- the LOC120257968 gene encoding LOW QUALITY PROTEIN: NADH dehydrogenase [ubiquinone] 1 beta subcomplex subunit 10-B-like (The sequence of the model RefSeq protein was modified relative to this genomic sequence to represent the inferred CDS: deleted 1 base in 1 codon), with product MVRKAKVEFDESPPDDFDPSNPYGDPVAMLEQREYLVREKWIQIETAKIIRERLQWCYRIEGVNHHQKCRHLVKQYLDATRGVGWGKDSRPPELHGPKKEVE from the exons ATGGTGAGGAAGGCGAAGGTGGAGTTCGATGAGAGTCCGCCGGACGATTTCGATCCGTCGAATCCGTATGGTGAT CCGGTGGCGATGCTGGAGCAGCGGGAGTACCTTGTTCGCGAGAAGTGGATCCAGATCGAGACCGCAAAGATCATACGTGAGCGCCTCCAATGGTGCTACCGCATTGAGGGCGTCAATCACCATCAGAAGTGCCGCCATCTTGTCAAGCAATACCTCGATGCCACCCGCGGTGTCGGCTGGGGCAAGGACTCTCGCCCTCCCGAGCTTCATG GACCGAAGAAGGAAGTGGAGTAA
- the LOC120257960 gene encoding protein SAMBA has protein sequence MSSPARSSVSATSGGCGGGSSSNVAFCDDASPYHFPPELISAHDRKEEALSALKSELMTALQKEVKSLDEDSWMFSRPRSQINLISRPGGYAHKLTETHDGEPEKGKEAPPEANIAKR, from the exons ATGAGCTCGCCGGCGAGATCATCGGTTTCGGCGACCAGCGGAGGCTGTGGAGGCGGGAGCAGTAGCAACGTGGCCTTCTGCGACGATGCATCCCCCTATCATTTCCCACCTGAGCTCATCTCTGCTCACGATCGCAAGGAGGAAGCCCTCTCCG CGCTGAAATCGGAGCTGATGACGGCATTGCAGAAGGAGGTGAAATCACTGGACGAGGATAGTTGGATGTTCTCTCGTCCTCGCTCTCAGATCAACCTCATCTCCAGACCTG GTGGATATGCTCACAAGCTAACAGAAACACATGATGGAGAACCGGAGAAGGGAAAAGAAGCGCCTCCTGAAGCAAACATTGCAAAAAGATGA